The DNA sequence TGCCGCCGCCCGCCGCGCGGTCCACCACCTCAAGACCCGCGGCCTCGGCGAGGGCGGTGCGCGGGGCGGCGCCGATGGCGGCCAGCACGCTGTGGGCGGGGTGCTCCTCGCCGTCGTCGGTGAGGGCTGCCAGCACCATGCCGTCCTGGCCGGTGATCTCGGTGAGGCGGACGCCGAAGCGGAACCGGACGCCGTGCTCGCCGTGCAGGTCGGCGAAGAGGGCGCCCAGCTCGGGGCCGAGCACGGGGTGGAGCGGGGTGGGCTCGGGCTCGACGACGGTCACCTCGGCGCCGTAGCCGCGGGCGGCGGCCGCGACCTCGAGGCCGATCCAGCCCGCGCCCGCGATGACCAGCTGGCCGTTGTCCCGGCCGAGGGCGGCCAGGACGCCCTTCAGCCGCTCGGCGTGGGCGAGCCGGCGCAGATGGTGCACCCCGGCCAGGCCGGTGCCGGGGATGTCGAGGCGGCGCGGCTCGGCGCCGGTGGCCAGCAGCAGCCGGTCGTAGTGGACGCGGGTGCCGTCGCCCAGGGTCACGGCCTTGGCGGCCCGGTCCAGGTGGACGGCGGGCTGGCCGAGGTGGAGTTCGATATCGGCCTGGGCGTACCAGGCGGGCTCATGGACGAAGACGCTGTCGCGCTCCTGGCCGCCGGTGAGGAAGCCCTTGGACAGCGGGGGCCGCTCATAGGGGTGGTCGCGCTCGTCACAGATGAGGATCACCCGCCCGGTGAAACCCTCCGCTCGAAGGGTTTCCGCGGCTTTCGCCCCGGCCAGGCCCCCTCCGACGATGACAAACGTCTGGTGTGCGTCGACCACTTGTCTCCTCCTCGCTGCCGAGCGATGCCGAGCAGTGCCTTTCGTGAACAGGTGTGCTGTGCGGGCTGTGCGCTGTGCGGGCTGTGTGTGCTGTGCGGGCTGTTTCCTATGGGAGCCTCCCGCACCGCGCGTGCGTCCGGAAGGGCCGGTACGCCGGACGTGTGCGCCCAGCCGTACCCAGCGGGCGGCGGCTCAACCGGTGAGACGGGCGTGGAGCCGGCGGGCCGAGGTGTCGGTCAGGGAGGCGATCTGGTCGACGATCGCCCGCAGCCGGCCCCGGTCGTCCCCGGCCGCGTCGAAGAGCGCCCGGAACTGGGGGTCCAGGCCGTCGGGGGCGCGGGCGATCAGCGCCTCGCCCAGCTCGGCGATGACGACGCGCTGATCGGCGCGGACCAGCTCCTGATCGGCGCGCTGGATGACATAGCGGTCGGCCACCGCCTTGAGGACCGCGCACTCCAGACGGACGGCGCGGGGGACGACCAGCTCGGCGCGGTAGCGGGTGAAGCGGCCGGTGCCGTACGCCGCGCGGGTGGCGCGCTCGGCGGCCAGGCAGAAGCGGCCGATGAGCTGGCTGGTGGCGTCCTTGAGGCGGGCCTGGGCGACGGACGAGCCGTCGTAGCCGTGCGGCCACCACTCCTGGTCCAGCAGCCGGTCCAGCGCCTCGGCCAGCTCCGCGGGCTCGGCCCCCGGGGCGTAGCGGTCGGCGGCGACGGCGAAGACCTCGCGCCGCTCGGGCTCGGAGAGCAGGCGCGCGGGGTCGAGATGGCCGGCGTGCAGCCCGTCCTCCACGTCGTGGACGGAGTAGGCCACATCGTCGGACCAGTCCATGACCTGGGCCTCGAAGGTCGTACGGCCCTCAGGGGCGCCCTGCCGGTACCACCCGAAGACCGGGAGGTCGTCCTCGTAGACCCCGAACTTCGGGGAGCCGGGGGTGCGCGGATGGCCGCCGCGCGGCCAGGGGTACTTGATGGCGGCGTCCAGCGCGGCGCGGGTGAGGTTGAGGCCGACGCTCACCGGCTCGCCGGTCTCCCGGTCGGGCACGAACCGCTTCGGTTCGAGCCGGGCCAGCAGCCGCAGCGACTGCGCGTTTCCCTCGAAGCCGCCGCAGGGCTCGGCGATCTCGTTGAGCACCTGCTCGCCGTTGTGCCCGAACGGCGGATGGCCGAGGTCATGGGCGAGGCAGGCCATCTCCACCAGATCCGGGTCGCAGCCGAGGGCGGCCCCCAGCTCCCGGCCCACCTGGGCGCATTCCAGGGAGTGGGTCAGCCGGGTGCGGGGCGTGGCGTCGAAGGCCGGGGCGCGCCCGGCCGGTCCGGGGTCGGCGGCCGGTGCGGCGGGCACCACCTGCGTCTTCCCGGCCAGTCTGCGCAGCGCGGCGGAGTGCAGCACCCGTGCCCGGTCCCGCTGGAAGGCGGTGCGGCCCGGCCGCTTGTCGGGCTCGGGCGCCCAGCGCTCGAGGTCCGCCGCGGCATAGCCGGGGATGCGGCGGGTGTCGGCCTCGGGGACACCGGTCGGGGGAACCGGATCCGGTCCGGCCGGTTCAGGGGGTGCGCTGCGGCTCATACACCGACGGTAGCCGCCGGGTGGGACACGGGCGCAGAGGCGAGGGCCTGTTCGTAACGGCGGAGTACGAGCCGTGCCACCGCCGGGTGGGCGCCGAGCGGGGCGGCCGCGACACCGGGGGCGGCGTGCGCGCACTGGGTGGCGAACCGGCCGGGTGCGGTGAAGTAGGAGGCGACCGCGATCCGGTCACGGCCGAGCGCGGCCAGGTCCCGTACCGCCTCGGGCACGGTGGGCCCGGAGCCGGAGGCGTAGCCGGGCAGCACGGGCACCCCGCCGAGCCGGGCGCTGAGCAGGGCGGCGGTCCGGGCCGCGTCGACCGCCGCGTCCGGGTCGCGGGAGCCCGCGGCGGCCAGGACGACACCCGCCCGGTGCGGGACCGTGGCGGGCCGCCCGGCATGCGTGGGCCGCCGACCGGTCCGGGTCGGCCCCGGCCCGGTCCGCGCGGGACTCCGCCCGGCCTGGGGCGGTGCCGGCCATCCGGCCTCCGCGAGCCGGGCGTGCAGCGCCTCGGCGAGCAGCGGGTCCGGGCCGAGCGGCGCGGCGATCCGGACGGAGAGATGGGGCGCGGCGGCGACGGCGGCCGGGATGTCCTGCTTGATGTGGTAGCCGCGGCCGAGGAGCAGCGGAACGAGCACGGCCGCACCGCGCAGCGCGGCCAGCGTGTCGGTCAGCAGCGGCTGGTTGAGCTCGATGTGGCCGAGGCGTACGGGCAGTCCGGGCCTCAGTGCGCGGACGCGGTCCAGGAGGGCGGTCACGGTGCGCAGCGCCTCGGGGTTCCGGCTGCCGTGGGCCACGGCGACGAGCGTCGGCGGGCGGCCTACGGAGCGGCCGGAGGGGCCGGGGGCACCGGGGGGACCGGGAGGTGGCGACGCCGTCATGCCCAGAGCGTAGGCAGCGGCATATTGCGCCTCCGTTGCGTGGCCGTGACGGGTGGTTGCGGCGATTTCACCAGCCGCCGGGCGGCGCGCTGAGGTCCGGTTCCCGGGGCCGTAATACGAGATGACGCGGGCCGTAACACGGCCGTAGCACGCTCTCCGCATGGTGCACGTTCCCGAGGACCGCTCCCCCGCCGCCGACCCCGTCGACACGCACTGCCCTTACTGTTCGCTCCAGTGCGGTATGACGCTGCGGCCGGTGCCGCAGGGCGCAGGACCGGACGGCGGACCGGACGGCGGACCGGGCAGCGGACCGGGCGGCGTCGAGGTCCTGGAACGCACCGCGTTCCCCGTCAACCGTGGCGCGCTGTGCGGCAAGGGCCGCACCGCGCCCGCCGTGCTCTCCTCCCGGGTGCGTCTGACCGAGCCGCTGGTCCGCCGCCCTGACTCCGGCCGGCTCGAACCGGCCACCTGGGAGGAGGCCCTCGACCGGATCGCCGAGAGCCTGGCCGCCACCGGCCGGGCGCACGGCCGCGACGCGGTGGGGGTCTTCGGCGGCGGCGGGCTGACGAACGAGAAGGCGTACGCGCTGGGGAAGTTCGCCCGGGTGGTGCTCGGCACCTCGCAGATCGACTACAACGGCCGGTTCTGCATGTCCTCGGCCGCCGCCGCGCACCAGCGGGCCTTCGGGCTGGACCGCGGGCTGCCGTTCCCGCTGGCGGACGTGGCCCGCACCGGATGCGTCATCCTCGTCGGCTCGAACCTGGCCGAGACCATGCCGCCCGCGCTGCGCTATCTGACCGAGCTGAAGGAGTCGGGCGGCCGGCTGATCGTGGTCGATCCCCGGCGCACCCGTACGGCGGAGCAGGCGGATCTGCATCTGGCGCCGCGCCCCGGCACCGATCTCGCGCTCGCGCTGGGGCTGCTGCACCTGGTGGTCGCGGAGGGCCGGGTGGACGAGGAGTTCGTCGAACGGCGCACCAGCGGCTGGCCCGAGGCACGGGCCGCCGCGATGGCCCACTGGCCGGAGCTGGTCGAGCGGATCACGGGCGTCCCGGTGCCCGAACTCCGCGCGGCGGTGGCGATGTTCTGCGACGCCGAGAACGCGATGGTGCTGACCGCCCGGGGCCCCGAGCAGCAGTCGAAGGGCACCGACACCGTCGGCGCGTGGATCAACCTGTGCCTGGCCACCGGCCGCGCGGGCCGCCCGCTGTCCGGCTACGGCTGCCTGACCGGCCAGGGCAACGGCCAGGGCGGCCGCGAACACGGCCAGAAGGCCGACCAGCTGCCCGGCTACCGCAAGCTGGCCGACCCGGCCGCACGCGCCCATGTGGCGGCCGTGTGGGGCGTCGAGCCCGATGCCCTCCCGGGGCCGGGGCGCAGCGCGTACGAACTGCTGGACGCGCTCGGCCAGGACGTCCGGGCGCTGCTGCTGATGGGCTCCAACCCGCTGGTCTCCGCCCCGCGCGCGGCCCATGTGGAGGCCCGGCTGCGGTCGCTGGACTTCCTGGCGGTCGCCGACGTCGTGCTCTCGGAGACCGCCGCGCTCGCCGATGTGGTCCTGCCGGTGGCCCAGTGGGCCGAGGAGACCGGGACCATGACCAACCTGGAGGGCCGGGTCATCCTCCGCCGGGCGGCCCTCACCCCGCCGCCGGGCGTCCGGACGGACCTGTGGGTGCTGGGCGGGCTCGCGGCCCGGCTCGGCTGGGAGAAGGGGTTCCCGGCCGATGCGGAGGAGGTCTTCGAGGAGCTGCGGCGGGCCTCGGCCGGCGGCCCGGCGGACTACTCGGGCATCACCTACCGGCGGATCGCGGAGGAGGACGGGGTGTTCTGGCCCTGCCCGGAGAGCGCGGACGGCGCCGGTCCGCATCCCGGTACGCCACGGCTGTTCCTCGACCGGTTCGCCACGGACGACGGGCGCGCCCGGTTCGTCCCGGTCGGCCACCGCCCGGCGGCCGAGGAGCCGGACGCGGAGTATCCGGTGGTGCTGACGACGGGCCGGGTGCTGGCCCAGTACCAGTCCGGCGCCCAGACCCGGCGCGTCACCGAACTCAACGAGGCCGCGCCCGCCCCCTACGTCCAGCTCCACCCGCTGCTCGCCGAACGGCTGGGGGCGGACGAGGGCGCGCCCATCGCGGTGGTCTCCCGGCGCGGCCGCGCCGTGGCCCCGGCCCGCATCAGCCGGGACATCCGGCCGGACACGGTGTTCATGCCGTTCCACTGGGCGGGGCCGGGACGGGCCAACACGGTGACCAACCCGGCCCTGGACCCGGTGTCGCGGATGCCGGAGTTCAAGGTGTGTGCGGTGCGGCTGGAGGTGGCGGCGGAGGCGGAGGTAGCGGCGGAGGCGGCGCGGACGGAGGGCTGACCGTACCGCGGCGCGCATCAGGCTGGGCTGCCCGCTGCCCGGCGTGGTCGGGTGCGGGTTTCGCCTCGCGCCGTCGGCGCCGTTGAGCGGCGGCGGACCCGTGACCGGCGGGCGCCAGGGGCAGCGGGCCCGTGACCGGCGGGCGCAAGGGCCAGCGGGCCCGTGACCGGCGGGCGCCGGGGTGGCGGGCGCCGTGGCCAGCAGGCCCGTGACCGGCGGGCGCCGGGGGTGGCAGGCCCGTGGCCAGCAGGCCCGTGACCGGCGGGCGCCGGGGGTGGCAGGCCCGTGGCCAGCAGGCCCGTGACCGGCGGGCGCCGGGGGTGGCAGGCCCGTGACCGGCGGGCGCCGGTGGCGGCTTCCGTACGCGACGGCCGGGGCCCGGCCTAGGCCTCCAGCTCCGCCAGATACGCCGCCCGCGTCTCCTCGTCCAGGAAGGCGGCCTGGAAGGAGTTGCGGGCCAGCGTCCGCAGCGTGGCCTCGTCGAGGCCGAGCGCGTCCCGTACGGCGATGACGTTGTCACCCAGGTAGCCGCCGAAGTAGGCGGGGTCGTCGGAGTTGACCGTCACCAGCAGGCCGGCGTCCAGCATCGCGGGCAGCGGGTGGTCCTCGAGGCGGTCGACGACGCGCAGCCGCACGTTCGACAGCGGGCAGACGGTCAGCGGGACCCGGTCCGCGACCAGCCGGGACACCAGCGCCTCGTCCTCCAGGCAGCGCACCCCGTGGTCGATACGGTCCACGCCGAGGACGTCCAGCGCCTCCCACACATACGCGGGCGGCCCCTCCTCCCCCGCGTGCGCGACGCACTTCAGCCCGGCCTCCCGGGCCAGCGCGAACACCTCGCGGAACTTCGACGGCGGATTGCCCACCTCCGCCGAGTCCAGACCGACGGCGGCGATCCGGTCCAGGTGGGGGCGGGCCGCCTCGAAGGTCTCCAGGGCCGACGCGGCGCTCTCGTCGCGCAGGAAGCACATGATCAGGCGCGTGGTGATGCCGTACGTCCGCGGCGCCGCGTCCAGCGCGCGGCCGATGCCGCGGATGACCGTGCCGATGTCGACGCCGCGTGCGGTGTGCGCCTGGGGGTCGAAGAAGATCTCCGCATGCCGGACTCCCTGCTCACGGGCGCGGGCGAGATACGCGTCGGTGAGGTCGGCGAAGTCGTCCTCAGTGCGGAGCACGGTCATCAGCGCGTAGTACAGGTTCAGGAAGTCCTGGAGGTCGCTGAAGGAGTAGGCGGCCCGCAGCTCCTCCTGGGTGGCGTACGGCAGCGCGACCCCGTTGCGCTCGGCGAGCGCGAAGGCCAGATCGGGCTCCAGGGTGCCCTCGATGTGGAGGTGGAGCTCTGCGGTGGGAATCGGCGGCACGACTGGGATCACCTGCTGGTTTCGCTGACGGGGGAGTCACTCAGCCTATCCGGGCGGCAGTCCCGGCCCGGGGCGATAGGCTCGGCGTCGCCAGCAGTGCACTCAGGGGCACAGGAGGCCACCGTGAGCAGTCAGCCGACCGAGGCGAGCGCTCCGCTGATCCCCATGCCGTCGCTGACCCCGGACGCGCTTCGGGCAGCAGTCGCCGAGATTGTTCCGAGTCGCCTCCCAGAACTGAACGAGCATCTGGCGCGTGCGGCGACCAGCGCGCAGCGCACGAGCAGCGTGGGACCTCTGAGAGCCTTCACCGCACATTGGGGAACCGTCGTCAACATCGAACGCTGGCCACAGCGCGCCGCCCGCTTCCACTCCTGTGAGGAACTGGCCGCGGATCCGCTGGCCGACCCGGAAGACGCCCGCGCGGCGGCGAGCGAGATCGGCCACATCCTCCGGACCGCAGGCGAGGAGATCGGTGTATGAGTGACGCGTGGGGGTGGGAGTACGACCCGGATGCGGAACACGTCGTGGGGGTCTTCCGCCGCACGTCGTCGCTGAAGTGGAACGGCTCGCCCATGAACTGGCCGTGCTGGGGAGAGACGCCGCCGAGGTGGGCGCCGGTCACCAGTCGCGCAATCTGGCTTTCCTGGATGTGGGGCTGCTGTACTTCCTGCCGGTGCCCAGCCAGCAACTGATCGCCGTGGTCCGCGTCACCTGGGCCGGGTGAGGCAACCGCCACCCCCCGCTTCCGCGTCACACAGCGCGACCGTGCCGGCGACGCGAAGAGGGAGAGGGAACGCATGCTGGGGTGGGTGCGGAGGCGGTTGCCGAGGACGCGACGCGGGTGGCGGCGGCTGGTGCGGGGGAGCGTCCTCGTCTGCGTCCTGGCCCTGCTCCCGGCGACCTGGCTGCGGCTGAGCACGGACGACCGGATGCATACGGTCGCGGATGTGCCCTCGGCCCCGGTGGGCGTGGTCTTCGGGGCGGGACTGTGGAACGGGGAGCCGTCGCCGTATCTGGCGCATCGGCTGGACGCCGCCGTACGGCTCTACAAGGCCGGCCGAATCCGTGCGCTGCTGGTCACGGGGGACAACAGCCGCGATGACTACGACGAGCCGGACGCGATGCGCGCGTATCTCGTCAAGCACGGGGTCCCGGACCGGCGGATCGTGAGCGACTTCGCGGGGTTCGACACCTGGGACTCCTGTAGCCGGGCCCGGCGGGTCTTCGGGGTGCGCAAGGCGGTGCTGGTGAGCCAGGGGTTCCATATCCGCCGGGCGCTGGCGCTGTGCGGGGCGGCGGGGATCGACGCGTATGGGGTCGCGGTCGACGAGCCGCACGACGTGACCTGGTACTTCGGCGGGACCCGGGAGGTCCTGGCGGCGAGCAAGGCGGCTCTGGACGCGGCGTTCGAGCCCGATCCGCACTTCCTGGGGCCCCGCGAGCGGGGGATCGAGAAGGCGCTGGCGGATCGGGACTCCGGGTCCGAGGCCGGGGCCAGCTCCAGGTCGGGGTCCGGCTCCGAGTCCGGGTCCAGCTCCGGCTCCGGCTCCGGCTCCGGCTCCGGCTCCGGCTCCGGCTCCGGCTCCGGGTGATCGTCGCCGCTTCTCCGCCCGAGCCGTCGACCGGGCTCAGCCGATGGTCGTCTCCGACACCACCCACGCCAGATAGTCCTCGCTGCCGTTCACGATCGGCATCGCGATGACCTCGGGCGTCTCGTAGTCGTGCGCCTCGCGGATATGCGCCTCCAGCTCGTCGTAGCGCGCGGCGGTCGTCTTGAACAGCACCTGCCACTCGGCCGCCGTCTCGACCGTCCCCTCCCACCGGTACACGGATGTCACGGGCTGGCTGATCTGCGCACAGGCCGCCAGCCGGGCCTCGATCGCCCCCCGGGCCAGCGCCTCGGCCTTCTCGGGGGTGTCGGTGGTGGTCAGTACGGTCAGGTAGTCGGCCACTGCTGCGGTACCTCTCTCCACGGCGCGGCTGCACGGCGCGGCTGCGAACTGGCGCGTCCCACGGTAGCCGGTGAGGATTGAGGGAACCCGCCGACGATCAGACCGGACCGATCGAGGGGCACTCATGGATGACCTCACCACGCTCGCACGCCACCATCTGGACCAGGCGAAGGCCGATCCGCACGGGCGCAGCG is a window from the Streptomyces luomodiensis genome containing:
- a CDS encoding NAD(P)/FAD-dependent oxidoreductase — translated: MVDAHQTFVIVGGGLAGAKAAETLRAEGFTGRVILICDERDHPYERPPLSKGFLTGGQERDSVFVHEPAWYAQADIELHLGQPAVHLDRAAKAVTLGDGTRVHYDRLLLATGAEPRRLDIPGTGLAGVHHLRRLAHAERLKGVLAALGRDNGQLVIAGAGWIGLEVAAAARGYGAEVTVVEPEPTPLHPVLGPELGALFADLHGEHGVRFRFGVRLTEITGQDGMVLAALTDDGEEHPAHSVLAAIGAAPRTALAEAAGLEVVDRAAGGGIAVDASLRTSDPDIFAAGDVASAPLAFLEGSPVRAALPASARLRVEHWANALNGGPAAARAMLGQDVAYDRVPYFFSDQYDVGLEYSGYAPPGSYDQVLVRGDVGKRQFIAFWLNDGRLLAGMNVNVWDVTEPIQRLIRGGHQLDPAALADPSVPLTSLLP
- a CDS encoding sirohydrochlorin chelatase, which translates into the protein MTASPPPGPPGAPGPSGRSVGRPPTLVAVAHGSRNPEALRTVTALLDRVRALRPGLPVRLGHIELNQPLLTDTLAALRGAAVLVPLLLGRGYHIKQDIPAAVAAAPHLSVRIAAPLGPDPLLAEALHARLAEAGWPAPPQAGRSPARTGPGPTRTGRRPTHAGRPATVPHRAGVVLAAAGSRDPDAAVDAARTAALLSARLGGVPVLPGYASGSGPTVPEAVRDLAALGRDRIAVASYFTAPGRFATQCAHAAPGVAAAPLGAHPAVARLVLRRYEQALASAPVSHPAATVGV
- the cutA gene encoding divalent-cation tolerance protein CutA — protein: MADYLTVLTTTDTPEKAEALARGAIEARLAACAQISQPVTSVYRWEGTVETAAEWQVLFKTTAARYDELEAHIREAHDYETPEVIAMPIVNGSEDYLAWVVSETTIG
- a CDS encoding deoxyguanosinetriphosphate triphosphohydrolase, whose translation is MSRSAPPEPAGPDPVPPTGVPEADTRRIPGYAAADLERWAPEPDKRPGRTAFQRDRARVLHSAALRRLAGKTQVVPAAPAADPGPAGRAPAFDATPRTRLTHSLECAQVGRELGAALGCDPDLVEMACLAHDLGHPPFGHNGEQVLNEIAEPCGGFEGNAQSLRLLARLEPKRFVPDRETGEPVSVGLNLTRAALDAAIKYPWPRGGHPRTPGSPKFGVYEDDLPVFGWYRQGAPEGRTTFEAQVMDWSDDVAYSVHDVEDGLHAGHLDPARLLSEPERREVFAVAADRYAPGAEPAELAEALDRLLDQEWWPHGYDGSSVAQARLKDATSQLIGRFCLAAERATRAAYGTGRFTRYRAELVVPRAVRLECAVLKAVADRYVIQRADQELVRADQRVVIAELGEALIARAPDGLDPQFRALFDAAGDDRGRLRAIVDQIASLTDTSARRLHARLTG
- a CDS encoding molybdopterin oxidoreductase family protein, coding for MVHVPEDRSPAADPVDTHCPYCSLQCGMTLRPVPQGAGPDGGPDGGPGSGPGGVEVLERTAFPVNRGALCGKGRTAPAVLSSRVRLTEPLVRRPDSGRLEPATWEEALDRIAESLAATGRAHGRDAVGVFGGGGLTNEKAYALGKFARVVLGTSQIDYNGRFCMSSAAAAHQRAFGLDRGLPFPLADVARTGCVILVGSNLAETMPPALRYLTELKESGGRLIVVDPRRTRTAEQADLHLAPRPGTDLALALGLLHLVVAEGRVDEEFVERRTSGWPEARAAAMAHWPELVERITGVPVPELRAAVAMFCDAENAMVLTARGPEQQSKGTDTVGAWINLCLATGRAGRPLSGYGCLTGQGNGQGGREHGQKADQLPGYRKLADPAARAHVAAVWGVEPDALPGPGRSAYELLDALGQDVRALLLMGSNPLVSAPRAAHVEARLRSLDFLAVADVVLSETAALADVVLPVAQWAEETGTMTNLEGRVILRRAALTPPPGVRTDLWVLGGLAARLGWEKGFPADAEEVFEELRRASAGGPADYSGITYRRIAEEDGVFWPCPESADGAGPHPGTPRLFLDRFATDDGRARFVPVGHRPAAEEPDAEYPVVLTTGRVLAQYQSGAQTRRVTELNEAAPAPYVQLHPLLAERLGADEGAPIAVVSRRGRAVAPARISRDIRPDTVFMPFHWAGPGRANTVTNPALDPVSRMPEFKVCAVRLEVAAEAEVAAEAARTEG
- a CDS encoding adenosine deaminase, producing the protein MPPIPTAELHLHIEGTLEPDLAFALAERNGVALPYATQEELRAAYSFSDLQDFLNLYYALMTVLRTEDDFADLTDAYLARAREQGVRHAEIFFDPQAHTARGVDIGTVIRGIGRALDAAPRTYGITTRLIMCFLRDESAASALETFEAARPHLDRIAAVGLDSAEVGNPPSKFREVFALAREAGLKCVAHAGEEGPPAYVWEALDVLGVDRIDHGVRCLEDEALVSRLVADRVPLTVCPLSNVRLRVVDRLEDHPLPAMLDAGLLVTVNSDDPAYFGGYLGDNVIAVRDALGLDEATLRTLARNSFQAAFLDEETRAAYLAELEA